A DNA window from Streptomyces parvus contains the following coding sequences:
- the cobT gene encoding nicotinate-nucleotide--dimethylbenzimidazole phosphoribosyltransferase: MTDTGQIPGEGLPENAGMVEQPGIPAPDAHTFLDPSEHTPEDDDLLLMPTSQGAWSDPQAAPAPAHGQPLAQTAAPQPPVAEHGPAQPQPQVPVQQVQAAPAVETHSTHESGGRDSGSVDLNGVRVPAPAPAPVGAHAAAPARRPLHRGPAAADPPSYGGGTQGGVVRSLADRGPAGATRTAAPARHAGPPTSGPEYFDIPAEDPSNLPGPQLGEIPPQAGAPWGAQPEQPVAEPVPAEQTAAEPVQQPEQVVAEPAQAVAAEQPVVADQAEAVAEQPVRTAPPVQPTEQAAVPAPEEVLVAPVAPAAPVEQPARPDQLVQSAPGVQHEPAPQAAPAETVVPEPVAMAMPPAGPVLVPEPEAAQPETPAEPAEAPLQAPADEATAQERPEPVEPLGPPEAQHGVAVAPEPEAQAVPTEAVAPEPEAQAVSTEAVAPEPEAQAVPTEAVAPEPQALVQEPPVVEPVVARPESVVQQEQEQPVEPAPAAAVAESPEAVVVPETAVPEEQAATPLAPEPVQPEPVAEEAAEPVTGGAVEGNAPEQEVTPAPAPEPTVEPAVAATEPEAAHAVAPDAEDGTGPEVIETPELLPEPQAAVAQPAQPQAQTGAAQQVETPQPEEQAEALEPVEAAEQPVTPPAPGYDDAEREAVLRVMRERRDIRNGFRSDPIPHEVLLRVLEAAHTAPSVGHSQPWDFVVIRSAETRRSMHELAQSQRDAYAKSLPKGRAKQFKELKIEAILDTPVNIVVTADPTRGGRHTLGRHTQPQMAPYSSALAVENLWLAARAEGLGVGWVSFFDEREMVRALGLPEHLEVVAYLCVGYVDEFPEEPELMQAGWSKRRPLSWVVHEETYGRRALPGAEPHDLLQETVSAIRPLDAKALGEAWERQKRMTKPAGALGMLEIISAQLSGLSRMCPPPIPEPAAVAIFAGDHGVHAQGVTAWPQEVTAQMVANFLGGGAVCNAFAAQVGAEVCVVDVGVATDLPATPGLLPRKVRPGTADFTTGPALTREEVLAAIEVGIETARDLVAAGNKALLTGEMGIANTTASAALICVYTGIDAAEVTGRGTGINDEMHARKVDVVRRALDLHQPDPADPIGVLAAVGGLEHAAMAGFLLGGASLRTPVILDGVSAGAAALVARAIAPEALAACIAGHRSAEPGHVAALNKLGLRPLVDLDLRLGEGTGALLALPIVQSAARAMHEVATFDSAGVTEK, encoded by the coding sequence ATGACTGACACCGGCCAGATCCCGGGCGAGGGACTGCCGGAGAACGCAGGCATGGTGGAGCAGCCGGGCATCCCCGCCCCGGACGCGCACACCTTCCTCGACCCCTCCGAGCACACCCCCGAGGACGACGACCTTCTGCTGATGCCGACCTCCCAGGGCGCCTGGAGCGACCCGCAGGCCGCCCCCGCCCCCGCGCACGGCCAGCCCCTCGCGCAGACCGCGGCGCCGCAGCCGCCCGTGGCCGAACACGGGCCGGCGCAGCCCCAGCCCCAGGTTCCCGTGCAGCAGGTCCAGGCGGCCCCCGCCGTGGAGACGCACAGCACGCACGAGTCCGGGGGCCGCGACTCCGGTTCCGTGGACCTCAACGGCGTACGCGTCCCGGCGCCCGCCCCCGCACCGGTGGGCGCGCACGCCGCGGCCCCCGCCCGCCGCCCCCTGCACCGGGGCCCGGCCGCCGCCGACCCTCCGTCGTACGGCGGCGGTACGCAGGGCGGCGTCGTACGCTCCCTGGCCGACCGGGGCCCCGCCGGGGCCACCCGGACCGCCGCGCCCGCACGCCACGCGGGCCCGCCGACGAGCGGCCCCGAGTACTTCGACATCCCGGCCGAGGACCCGTCGAACCTGCCGGGCCCGCAGCTGGGCGAGATCCCGCCGCAGGCCGGCGCCCCGTGGGGGGCACAGCCGGAGCAGCCCGTCGCGGAGCCGGTGCCCGCCGAGCAGACGGCTGCCGAGCCGGTTCAGCAGCCGGAGCAGGTCGTCGCGGAGCCGGCGCAGGCTGTCGCGGCCGAGCAGCCGGTGGTGGCCGACCAGGCCGAGGCAGTGGCCGAGCAGCCGGTTCGGACGGCTCCGCCGGTCCAGCCGACGGAGCAGGCGGCCGTGCCCGCCCCCGAGGAAGTCCTGGTGGCCCCGGTCGCCCCGGCGGCCCCGGTCGAGCAGCCGGCCCGGCCGGATCAGCTGGTGCAGTCCGCTCCCGGTGTGCAGCACGAGCCGGCCCCGCAGGCCGCCCCGGCAGAAACGGTCGTTCCCGAGCCGGTCGCGATGGCGATGCCCCCCGCAGGACCGGTCCTCGTCCCGGAGCCCGAGGCGGCACAGCCCGAGACCCCGGCCGAACCGGCGGAGGCACCCCTCCAGGCCCCGGCCGACGAGGCGACCGCACAGGAGAGGCCGGAGCCGGTGGAGCCGCTGGGGCCGCCGGAGGCCCAGCACGGAGTAGCCGTCGCCCCGGAGCCCGAGGCACAGGCCGTCCCGACGGAAGCCGTCGCCCCGGAGCCCGAGGCACAGGCCGTCTCGACGGAAGCCGTCGCCCCGGAGCCCGAGGCGCAGGCCGTCCCGACGGAAGCCGTCGCCCCGGAGCCCCAGGCCCTGGTCCAGGAACCGCCCGTCGTCGAGCCGGTGGTGGCCCGGCCCGAGTCCGTGGTGCAGCAGGAGCAGGAGCAGCCCGTCGAACCGGCCCCCGCCGCGGCAGTGGCCGAGAGCCCGGAGGCGGTGGTGGTTCCGGAGACCGCCGTGCCGGAGGAGCAGGCGGCCACGCCGCTCGCCCCCGAGCCCGTACAGCCGGAGCCCGTCGCGGAAGAGGCCGCCGAGCCGGTGACCGGGGGAGCGGTCGAAGGGAACGCACCGGAGCAGGAAGTGACCCCGGCTCCCGCCCCCGAGCCCACGGTCGAGCCCGCAGTGGCGGCGACGGAGCCCGAGGCCGCCCACGCGGTCGCGCCCGACGCCGAGGACGGCACCGGCCCGGAGGTCATCGAGACGCCGGAGCTTCTTCCGGAGCCGCAGGCGGCCGTAGCGCAGCCCGCGCAGCCGCAGGCACAGACCGGGGCGGCGCAGCAGGTGGAGACACCGCAGCCCGAGGAACAGGCGGAGGCGCTGGAGCCGGTGGAGGCCGCCGAGCAGCCGGTCACCCCGCCCGCCCCCGGTTACGACGACGCCGAGCGCGAAGCGGTGCTGCGGGTCATGCGCGAACGCCGGGACATCCGCAACGGCTTCCGCAGCGACCCGATTCCGCACGAGGTCCTGCTCCGGGTGCTGGAAGCGGCGCACACCGCGCCGAGCGTCGGCCACTCGCAGCCGTGGGACTTCGTCGTCATCCGCTCGGCGGAGACCCGCCGCTCCATGCACGAACTGGCCCAGAGCCAGCGCGACGCCTACGCCAAGTCGCTGCCCAAGGGCCGGGCGAAGCAGTTCAAGGAACTGAAGATCGAGGCGATCCTCGACACCCCGGTCAACATCGTCGTGACCGCGGACCCGACCCGCGGCGGCCGCCACACCCTGGGCCGGCACACCCAGCCGCAGATGGCCCCCTACTCCTCGGCGCTGGCCGTGGAGAACCTGTGGCTGGCGGCCCGCGCCGAGGGGCTCGGCGTCGGTTGGGTCAGCTTCTTCGACGAGCGGGAGATGGTCCGCGCGCTGGGCCTGCCCGAGCACCTGGAGGTCGTGGCCTACCTCTGCGTCGGTTACGTCGACGAGTTCCCCGAGGAGCCCGAGCTGATGCAGGCGGGCTGGTCGAAGCGCCGCCCGCTGTCGTGGGTCGTCCACGAGGAGACGTACGGCCGTCGCGCGCTGCCCGGCGCCGAGCCGCACGACCTGCTCCAGGAGACGGTCTCCGCGATCCGCCCGCTGGACGCGAAGGCGCTCGGCGAGGCGTGGGAGCGCCAGAAGCGGATGACGAAGCCCGCCGGGGCGCTCGGCATGCTGGAGATCATCTCCGCGCAGTTGTCCGGGCTCTCCCGGATGTGCCCGCCGCCGATCCCGGAGCCCGCGGCCGTCGCGATCTTCGCCGGTGACCACGGGGTGCACGCCCAGGGGGTCACCGCCTGGCCGCAGGAGGTCACCGCCCAGATGGTGGCGAACTTCCTCGGCGGCGGAGCCGTCTGCAACGCCTTCGCGGCACAGGTCGGGGCGGAGGTCTGCGTCGTGGACGTCGGCGTGGCGACGGACCTGCCCGCGACCCCCGGTCTGCTGCCCCGCAAGGTGCGCCCGGGTACGGCGGACTTCACGACGGGGCCCGCGCTCACCCGCGAAGAGGTCCTGGCCGCGATCGAGGTCGGCATCGAGACGGCCAGGGACCTGGTGGCGGCGGGCAACAAGGCGCTGCTCACCGGTGAGATGGGCATCGCGAACACCACGGCGTCGGCTGCGCTGATCTGCGTCTACACGGGGATCGACGCGGCCGAGGTGACCGGCCGGGGGACCGGCATCAACGACGAGATGCACGCCCGCAAGGTCGACGTCGTACGCCGCGCCCTCGACCTGCACCAGCCGGACCCGGCCGACCCGATCGGCGTGCTCGCGGCGGTGGGCGGCCTGGAGCACGCGGCGATGGCGGGCTTCCTCCTCGGCGGAGCCTCCCTGCGTACGCCGGTGATCCTGGACGGCGTGAGCGCGGGGGCCGCCGCCCTGGTCGCCCGCGCCATCGCCCCCGAGGCGCTGGCCGCCTGCATCGCGGGCCACCGCAGCGCGGAGCCCGGCCACGTCGCCGCGCTCAACAAACTGGGCCTGCGCCCCCTGGTCGACCTCGACCTCCGTCTCGGCGAGGGCACCGGCGCGCTGCTGGCACTCCCGATCGTGCAGAGCGCGGCACGGGCGATGCACGAGGTGGCGACGTTCGACTCGGCAGGCGTAACGGAGAAGTAG
- the cbiE gene encoding precorrin-6y C5,15-methyltransferase (decarboxylating) subunit CbiE: MADRVTVIGWDGSPLTRAATAALSAATLVAGAAHHLALPEVPPNAERIRLGSVDRAARRIAGHRGSAVVLADGDPGFFGVVRTLRAREHGLEVEVVPAVSSVATAFARAGMPWDDAQIVVAHPRNLRRAVNVCRAHHKVAVLTSPGAGPAELALLLDGVHRTFVICEELGTDRERVTVLTSDKAADHTWRDPNVVIVIGSGPETTTAGAWIAGRQPAYPQGIRGWALPAQAYRAAGAERMQESGEGEFPGLRAAQLARLGPRTGDLLWDIGSGSGALAVEAARFGAAVLAVDADPAACARTEAAARAFGVPVQVVRGSAPHILERLPEPDVVRIGGGGVPVARAVIDRRPERIVTHASNRDEAEALGAALTGNGYTVECSLLQSVDLDTEVWTERERSVVFLLSAGRSDLAP; this comes from the coding sequence ATGGCCGACCGGGTCACGGTGATCGGCTGGGACGGCTCGCCACTGACCAGAGCGGCCACGGCCGCGCTCTCGGCCGCCACGCTCGTCGCCGGCGCCGCACACCACCTCGCCCTGCCGGAAGTGCCGCCGAACGCCGAACGCATCCGGCTCGGCAGCGTCGACCGCGCCGCCCGCAGGATCGCCGGACACCGCGGCAGCGCCGTCGTGCTCGCCGACGGCGACCCCGGCTTCTTCGGCGTCGTCCGCACCCTGCGCGCCCGCGAACACGGCCTGGAGGTCGAGGTCGTCCCCGCCGTCTCCTCCGTGGCCACCGCCTTCGCCCGGGCCGGCATGCCCTGGGACGACGCCCAGATCGTCGTCGCCCACCCCCGCAACCTGCGCCGCGCGGTCAACGTCTGCCGGGCCCACCACAAGGTCGCCGTCCTCACCTCACCGGGCGCGGGCCCCGCCGAACTGGCCCTCCTCCTCGACGGCGTCCACCGCACCTTCGTCATCTGCGAGGAGCTGGGCACCGACCGCGAACGCGTCACCGTCCTCACCTCCGACAAGGCCGCCGACCACACCTGGCGCGACCCCAACGTCGTGATCGTCATCGGCAGCGGACCCGAGACCACCACGGCCGGCGCCTGGATCGCCGGCCGCCAACCCGCCTACCCCCAGGGGATACGCGGCTGGGCCCTGCCCGCCCAGGCCTACCGGGCCGCCGGGGCCGAACGCATGCAGGAGTCCGGCGAGGGGGAGTTCCCCGGGCTGCGCGCCGCCCAGCTCGCCCGCCTCGGCCCCCGCACCGGCGACCTGCTGTGGGACATCGGCTCCGGCAGCGGCGCCCTCGCCGTCGAGGCGGCCCGCTTCGGCGCCGCGGTCCTCGCCGTCGACGCCGACCCGGCCGCCTGCGCCCGCACCGAGGCCGCCGCCCGCGCCTTCGGCGTCCCCGTCCAGGTCGTACGCGGCAGCGCCCCGCATATCCTCGAACGGCTGCCCGAACCCGACGTGGTACGGATCGGCGGCGGCGGAGTCCCGGTGGCCCGGGCCGTCATCGACCGGCGGCCGGAACGCATCGTCACGCACGCCTCCAACCGGGACGAGGCCGAGGCGCTCGGCGCGGCCCTCACCGGCAACGGCTATACCGTCGAGTGCTCGCTGCTCCAGTCCGTCGACCTGGACACCGAGGTGTGGACCGAGCGGGAGAGGTCCGTCGTGTTCCTTCTCTCCGCAGGGCGTTCGGACCTCGCCCCCTGA
- a CDS encoding GNAT family N-acetyltransferase gives MLCFYPVFGMELRMTTTLPSISISTDRLVMRPFEMADIPAYIEMMNDEAVVAWMDGPNPYTQVDAERWVRRIAPAERTGGQGIALAVTEFLTQRLVGSVRLLNTDWRTRSTEVRYITAPWARGEGYATESVLAIAEWLFRDQGFERMELRTPADNTASQQVAQKLGCISEGVLRNARIARTRTENGTDGGWTDIRTDLIVWGLLPEDLEGVAEQLADAGGYGTYNDWK, from the coding sequence ATGCTGTGCTTTTACCCGGTCTTCGGCATGGAGCTGCGCATGACTACCACCCTTCCGTCCATCTCCATCAGCACGGACAGGTTGGTGATGCGCCCCTTCGAGATGGCCGACATCCCCGCGTACATCGAGATGATGAACGACGAGGCGGTCGTCGCGTGGATGGACGGACCCAACCCGTACACCCAGGTCGACGCCGAACGCTGGGTCCGCAGGATCGCCCCGGCGGAACGCACCGGCGGCCAGGGCATCGCGCTCGCCGTCACCGAATTCCTCACCCAGCGGCTCGTCGGCAGCGTCCGCCTCCTCAACACGGACTGGCGCACCCGCTCCACCGAGGTCCGCTACATCACCGCTCCCTGGGCCCGCGGCGAGGGGTACGCCACCGAATCCGTGCTCGCCATAGCCGAATGGCTCTTCCGCGACCAGGGCTTCGAGCGCATGGAGCTGCGCACCCCCGCCGACAACACCGCCTCCCAGCAGGTCGCCCAGAAGCTCGGCTGCATCAGCGAGGGCGTCCTGCGCAACGCCCGGATCGCCCGCACCCGGACCGAGAACGGCACCGACGGCGGCTGGACCGACATCCGCACCGACCTGATCGTCTGGGGACTCCTCCCCGAGGACCTCGAAGGGGTCGCCGAACAGCTCGCGGACGCCGGCGGCTACGGCACGTACAACGACTGGAAGTAG